The following proteins are encoded in a genomic region of Xenopus laevis strain J_2021 chromosome 3L, Xenopus_laevis_v10.1, whole genome shotgun sequence:
- the LOC108711260 gene encoding protein tyrosine phosphatase domain-containing protein 1 isoform X1: MRSSTKEPGPSYSHTRERLVKAIPPRVICSLTCGGRECRYEGPESWSEKQQAIRGLYSSWITEEILATSRPSTRLMKEHKITDQFHRYAIRSVISAQQPWEHPHCGDSLDPQSGFSYRPQDFMDAGITFYNFGLPDFGVVPVPRILDAVKVIAFALREGRVAIHCHAGLGRTGVLIACYLVYACRVSSADAIRFVRLRRPGSIQTASQVSRVHDFAMFLSSQWPVFPCIPPCISRFTLSQYMTCQRHLLHGQEARCFRHLPKPVVVTCRRLVQLAGGRRGCGGPWVQLEREAAHKLLHQVIIRVAREPSNMSEFQPACEDDESEKERAARRRRGMLKTQISYDTGILQLLLTGSTIVENGSSGMCHNDIVQTTFPSSDVKHSQNTQSSTGSYNTNGGDVAEQTPIITSQHTLCVAEALADVNEPDNEIIQKVQNLQSLLNEEGAWAAVSTESDPKVLSTLLWDWLHQLKEPVLTLEDVNCFCDGDWREHLKKLNRCQGETLCCLLHCVSKLPSLLPQMEELVILRLVRALTQVSFQMSQMQTSVCFYKSLTDNIDVHPNSFLQMLQSCLPTSSQDCTLLFQR; this comes from the exons ATGAGATCCTCTACAAAGGAGCCAGGTCCAAGCTACTCGCATACTCGAGAACGGCTGGTAAAGGCAATACCTCCTCGTGTCATTTGCTCTTTGACCTGCGGGGGCCGTGAGTGCCGCTACGAGGGTCCGGAGAGTTGGAGTGAAAAACAGCAGGCTATCCGGGGACTTTATTCCTCATG gATCACAGAGGAGATCTTGGCTACGAGCCGTCCCTCCACCCGTCTAATGAAGGAACACAAAATCACTGACCAATTCCACAG gtATGCTATACGGTCTGTGATCAGTGCTCAGCAACCTTGGGAACATCCTCATTGTGGGGACTCTCTGGATCCTCAAAGTGGCTTCTCATACAGACCTCAGGATTTCATGGATGCCGGCA TTACTTTCTATAATTTTGGTCTCCCTGATTTTGGTGTGGTTCCTGTTCCGAGGATTCTGGATGCAGTGAAGGTCATTGCTTTTGCTCTGAGAGAGGGGAGAGTGGCTATTCATTGCCATGCAGGACTGGGACGAACAG GAGTCCTCATAGCTTGTTACTTGGTGTATGCCTGTCGTGTTAGTTCAGCTGATGCAATACGATTTGTTCGTTTGCGTCGCCCTGGCTCCATACAAACAGCTTCCCAGGTGTCTCGGGTGCATGACTTTGCTATGTTTTTGAGCTCTCAGTGGCCTGTCTTCCCTTGCATACCTCCATGTATTTCAAGATTCACATTATCACAGTATATGACCTGCCAACGACATCTCCTTCATGGGCAGGAGGCTCGGTGTTTCCGTCATCTTCCAAAGCCTGTGGTAGTAACCTGCCGTAGGTTGGTACAGCTCGCTGGTGGTAGACGAGGATGTGGAGGGCCCTGGGTTCAGTTGGAGAGGGAAGCTGCACATAAACTTCTGCACCAGGTTATTATAAGAGTGGCCAGGGAACCCTCAAACATGTCTGAATTCCAACCTGCCTGTGAGGATGATGAAAGTGAAAAGGAGAGAGCAGCAAGGAGAAGAAGAGGAATGTTGAAGACTCAGATCAGCTATGATACTGGAATCCTGCAACTGCTGCTCACTGGGAGCACGATA GTAGAAAATGGTAGTAGTGGAATGTGTCATAATGATATTGTCCAAACAACATTTCCCAGCTCTGATGTGAAGCACTCACAAAACACCCAGTCAAGCACAGGAAGCTATAACACAAAT GGTGGAGACGTGGCTGAGCAAACACCTATCATTACTTCCCAACATACATTGTGTGTTGCAGAAGCTTTGGCTGATGTGAATGAACCAgacaatgaaataattcaaaaagtgcaaAATCTACAG AGCCTTCTCAATGAGGAGGGGGCATGGGCAGCCGTATCCACAGAGAGTGATCCCAAAGTTCTTAGCACCCTGCTTTGGGACTGGCTGCATCAACTCAAG GAGCCTGTGTTAACACTGGAAGATGTAAACTGTTTTTGTGATGGAGACTGGAGAGAACATCTTAAAAAATTAAACCGG tGTCAGGGAGAGACTCTTTGCTGCCTTCTACATTGTGTCAGTAAACTCCCCTCTCTACTACCTCAGATGGAAGAGTTGGTCATACTAAGACTGGTCAGAGCCCTGACACAGGTGAGTTTTCAAATGTCACAAATGCAGACGTCTGTCTGTTTTTACAAGTCCTTGACTGACAACATCGATGTTCACCCAAACAGCTTCCTACAAATGCTCCAAAGTTGCCTTCCAACGTCATCTCAAGACTGCACACTGTTGTTTCAGAGATAA
- the LOC108711260 gene encoding protein tyrosine phosphatase domain-containing protein 1 isoform X2: MRSSTKEPGPSYSHTRERLVKAIPPRVICSLTCGGRECRYEGPESWSEKQQAIRGLYSSWITEEILATSRPSTRLMKEHKITDQFHRYAIRSVISAQQPWEHPHCGDSLDPQSGFSYRPQDFMDAGITFYNFGLPDFGVVPVPRILDAVKVIAFALREGRVAIHCHAGLGRTGVLIACYLVYACRVSSADAIRFVRLRRPGSIQTASQVSRVHDFAMFLSSQWPVFPCIPPCISRFTLSQYMTCQRHLLHGQEARCFRHLPKPVVVTCRRLVQLAGGRRGCGGPWVQLEREAAHKLLHQVIIRVAREPSNMSEFQPACEDDESEKERAARRRRGMLKTQISYDTGILQLLLTGSTIVENGSSGMCHNDIVQTTFPSSDVKHSQNTQSSTGSYNTNGGDVAEQTPIITSQHTLCVAEALADVNEPDNEIIQKVQNLQSLLNEEGAWAAVSTESDPKVLSTLLWDWLHQLKEPVLTLEDVNCFCDGDWREHLKKLNRCQGETLCCLLHCVSKLPSLLPQMEELVILRLVRALTQLPTNAPKLPSNVISRLHTVVSEIRVQGMSAMGVRR, encoded by the exons ATGAGATCCTCTACAAAGGAGCCAGGTCCAAGCTACTCGCATACTCGAGAACGGCTGGTAAAGGCAATACCTCCTCGTGTCATTTGCTCTTTGACCTGCGGGGGCCGTGAGTGCCGCTACGAGGGTCCGGAGAGTTGGAGTGAAAAACAGCAGGCTATCCGGGGACTTTATTCCTCATG gATCACAGAGGAGATCTTGGCTACGAGCCGTCCCTCCACCCGTCTAATGAAGGAACACAAAATCACTGACCAATTCCACAG gtATGCTATACGGTCTGTGATCAGTGCTCAGCAACCTTGGGAACATCCTCATTGTGGGGACTCTCTGGATCCTCAAAGTGGCTTCTCATACAGACCTCAGGATTTCATGGATGCCGGCA TTACTTTCTATAATTTTGGTCTCCCTGATTTTGGTGTGGTTCCTGTTCCGAGGATTCTGGATGCAGTGAAGGTCATTGCTTTTGCTCTGAGAGAGGGGAGAGTGGCTATTCATTGCCATGCAGGACTGGGACGAACAG GAGTCCTCATAGCTTGTTACTTGGTGTATGCCTGTCGTGTTAGTTCAGCTGATGCAATACGATTTGTTCGTTTGCGTCGCCCTGGCTCCATACAAACAGCTTCCCAGGTGTCTCGGGTGCATGACTTTGCTATGTTTTTGAGCTCTCAGTGGCCTGTCTTCCCTTGCATACCTCCATGTATTTCAAGATTCACATTATCACAGTATATGACCTGCCAACGACATCTCCTTCATGGGCAGGAGGCTCGGTGTTTCCGTCATCTTCCAAAGCCTGTGGTAGTAACCTGCCGTAGGTTGGTACAGCTCGCTGGTGGTAGACGAGGATGTGGAGGGCCCTGGGTTCAGTTGGAGAGGGAAGCTGCACATAAACTTCTGCACCAGGTTATTATAAGAGTGGCCAGGGAACCCTCAAACATGTCTGAATTCCAACCTGCCTGTGAGGATGATGAAAGTGAAAAGGAGAGAGCAGCAAGGAGAAGAAGAGGAATGTTGAAGACTCAGATCAGCTATGATACTGGAATCCTGCAACTGCTGCTCACTGGGAGCACGATA GTAGAAAATGGTAGTAGTGGAATGTGTCATAATGATATTGTCCAAACAACATTTCCCAGCTCTGATGTGAAGCACTCACAAAACACCCAGTCAAGCACAGGAAGCTATAACACAAAT GGTGGAGACGTGGCTGAGCAAACACCTATCATTACTTCCCAACATACATTGTGTGTTGCAGAAGCTTTGGCTGATGTGAATGAACCAgacaatgaaataattcaaaaagtgcaaAATCTACAG AGCCTTCTCAATGAGGAGGGGGCATGGGCAGCCGTATCCACAGAGAGTGATCCCAAAGTTCTTAGCACCCTGCTTTGGGACTGGCTGCATCAACTCAAG GAGCCTGTGTTAACACTGGAAGATGTAAACTGTTTTTGTGATGGAGACTGGAGAGAACATCTTAAAAAATTAAACCGG tGTCAGGGAGAGACTCTTTGCTGCCTTCTACATTGTGTCAGTAAACTCCCCTCTCTACTACCTCAGATGGAAGAGTTGGTCATACTAAGACTGGTCAGAGCCCTGACACAG CTTCCTACAAATGCTCCAAAGTTGCCTTCCAACGTCATCTCAAGACTGCACACTGTTGTTTCAGAGATAAGAGTTCAAGGTATGTCAGCCATGGGAGTAAGAAGATAA
- the tymp.L gene encoding thymidine phosphorylase, with amino-acid sequence MELPSFVEQKDGLNLPFRIADIIAKKRDGLPLSAEEIRHVVQAATRGHAQDSQLGALLMAVRLCGMDPQETLALTKEFVASGCVLQWPTEWNGVLVDKHSTGGVGDKVSLPLAPALAACGCKVPMISGRGLGHTGGTLDKLESIPGFSPQQSPAQMLEILRSVGCCIVGQSKDLVPADKIFYEMRDVTATVDSLPLITASVISKKVAENISALILDVKFGEAAQSPTLEEARILAKSLVNAGVSLGIPTSALVSNMDSPIGRCVGNTLEVKEALECMEGAGPGDLRELVIHTGGHLLWLCGQASSESHGSEKIAKALDDGSALQCFREMLEVQGVPSDIARTLSSTSKLRQASHQELLRVKKSGTVKLIRAKPIAEILNALGAGRSKANDPINHSVGAELLVSLGQHVEEGDPWIRIHYENPQLQDEQREYLQEAICIAELPCFIPLPLIREIIPSQCNKEDVPAMRREGEIN; translated from the exons ATGGAATTACCTTCATTTGTGGAACAGAAAG ATGGTTTAAATTTGCCATTCCGTATTGCTGACATCATTGCTAAGAAGCGTGACGGCTTACCCCTTTCAGCAGAGGAGATTAGACACGTGGTGCAGGCAGCTACAAGAGGCCATGCTCAGGACAGCCAACTGG GTGCCCTTCTCATGGCAGTCCGACTCTGTGGAATGGACCCACAGGAGACCCTAGCTCTAACCAAGGAGTTTGTTGCCTCTGGGTGTGTATTACAGTGGCCAACGGAATGGAATGGAGTTTTGGTGGACAAGCACTCCACAGGAGGTGTGGGGGACAAAGTCAGCTTGCCTCTGGCACCAGCACTTGCAGCTTGTGGCTGCAAG GTTCCTATGATCAGTGGGAGAGGACTGGGACATACTGGTGGAACTTTAGATAAGTTGGAGTCTATTCCTGGGTTCAGCCCTCAGCAGAGTCCTGCACAG ATGTTAGAGATCCTGCGTTCAGTCGGATGCTGCATTGTTGGACAGTCTAAAGATCTGGTGCCTGCTGATAAGATTTTCTATGAGATGCGGGATGTGACAGCAACAGTGGACAGTCTGCCACTGATTACAG CTTCTGTTATCAGCAAGAAGGTTGCTGAGAATATTTCAGCCCTTATCCTGGATGTGAAGTTTGGTGAAGCAGCTCAGAGTCCAACCCTGGAGGAAGCAAGGATTTTGGCAAAGAGCCTT GTCAATGCTGGAGTCTCTCTTGGCATACCAACATCTGCCCTAGTTTCTAACATGGATAGTCCAATTGGCCGTTGCGTGGGAAATACCCTGGAGGTGAAAGAGGCACTAGAGTGCATGGAGGGTGCTGGTCCTGGTGACCTTCGAGAACTGGTGATACATACAG GTGGCCATCTCCTCTGGCTGTGTGGTCAGGCTTCTTCAGAGAGCCATGGTTCAGAGAAAATTGCCAAAGCTTTGGATGATGGCTCAGCTTTGCAGTGTTTCCGTGAAATGCTGGAAGTGCAAGGAGTACCTTCAGATATAGCGAGGACGCTTAGCTCTACTAGTAAACTTCGCCAAGCATCCCATCAAGAGCTGCTTAGGGTAAAAAAATCAG GAACAGTAAAGCTGATCCGAGCCAAACCTATTGCAGAAATACTGAATGCACTGGGAGCTGGTCGAAGCAAAGCAAATGATCCAATAAACCACAGTGTTGGGGCAGAGCTCCTGGTGAGCCTGGGTCAGCACGTAGAGGAAG GCGACCCTTGGATTAGAATTCACTATGAGAACCCTCAACTTCAAGATGAACAGAGGGAATATCTTCAAGAAGCAATTTGCATTGCAGAGCTGCCTTGTTTCATTCCTCTGCCTCTCATCAGGGAAATTATTCCATCCCAATGCAATAAAGAAGATGTGCCTGCTATGCGAAGAGAAGGGGAGATCAACTAA